A window from Malania oleifera isolate guangnan ecotype guangnan chromosome 7, ASM2987363v1, whole genome shotgun sequence encodes these proteins:
- the LOC131160544 gene encoding non-specific lipid-transfer protein 1-like produces the protein MAGGAIVKVACVVALAVFVVASTVPEADAAVTCGLVTSKLAPCINYLRKGGPVPQPCCNGVRALNSAAKTPGDRKAACGCLKSASSSINGINYSIAAGLPGACRVNIPYKISPSTDCSKVQ, from the exons ATGGCTGGCGGAGCGATTGTGAAGGTGGCATGCGTCGTGGCGCTGGCTGTGTTCGTGGTGGCGAGCACCGTGCCCGAGGCGGATGCCGCCGTGACGTGCGGTTTGGTCACCAGCAAACTGGCGCCTTGCATCAACTACCTGAGGAAAGGAGGACCGGTGCCGCAGCCGTGCTGCAATGGCGTCCGGGCCCTCAATAGCGCCGCTAAGACCCCCGGCGACCGCAAGGCTGCCTGCGGTTGCCTGAAATCGGCGTCCAGCTCCATCAACGGCATCAACTACAGCATAGCCGCCGGCCTTCCAGGCGCCTGCAGAGTCAACATACCCTACAAGATCAGCCCCTCCACCGATTGCAGCAA GGTGCAGTGA